Below is a window of Vibrio aerogenes DNA.
TTCCAAATCATCATGTTCCGGTAAGACGTTCAGACGGTTCACCGGGTATTCCGGTGTCGTCTCCAGTGCCGTGAGCACACCAGACAACGCATTCATCATCATCAGCCCGAGCTGCTCACAACTCACACGAATATCAGACTGAATGTCTAATGAGAACTCGCCTCCGGGAAAATCATTTACAGACAAACTGACCGGATAAGTTGAGCGTTCTTCGCAGAACAGAATCTCTGGCTTCAGACTCTCTTCCGATTGACGCAGCCAGATAAAGTCCTGCTGATAACGATAATTTAACAGACTGCTAAAGAGCGGCAATGGTGATGCAACACGACTGTATTGTTGTGCCCTCGTCAACGGCGTGTGTTCAAACTCAAGTAACTGTGCCAGTTTCTGATGCGTCTCCAATACACAATCTCTCACGGAAGCATGATCAAGAGACAAACGAAATGGCAACGTATTCAGACATAAGCCCATCATTCTGTCTGCACCTTTTACAGCATTCATACGACCAAATAACAAGGTACCAAAAACAATATCATCACGGCCGGTAGAGGCTCTGATGACCAACCCCCATGCCAGATGAAACACACTGGCACAACTCACTCCCAATAACTGAGCCTGTTCACGCATACGCCTTGCAAGTGCCGCATCAATTGACAGATGTCGTCTTGAAATTTGCTGACCTTCTCCGTATATATCCATCAAACCAAAGGGCGCAGAAGGGTGTTCAATATCGCCGAGCTGCTGGCGGAAAAAAGAGGCTTCCGCATCCGGATCATGTTTCTGCCGGGTTCTGGCTACAAAATTTCTGAATGGCAATGAAGGACGTAACTGTCTTTCCGGATACTGCAGATAATTGTGAATTTCTTCTCCCATCAGCTCAAGGCTGAAGTGATCGGTACACAAGTGGTGAATCCTTAAACACATTAACCAGCACTGATTTTCTTTGTCCTCAACCTGCCATACTTCCAGCATTGGGGCCTGGCGAATATTCATTTTACACTGGCCAGGCTCAAGATGCTGGCGTAGCTGAGATTCGGCATCACCGGCTTCAATATCCAGCGTTATCACAGGAAGTGTAGCCTGACGCCATACGACTTGAACCGGCTCTGCCACCCCCTCCCAGACAAAAGAGGTACGCAGTACATCATGGCGATCGATCAATGCCTGTATCGCTTGCGTATATTGCCGTAACCGCGATAAACACGGAAAAGACTGAATGCTCCTGATGACATACAAATCCCCCTGTTGCTGTACAAGATGGTGGTACAAAATACCTTCCTGAAGCGGTGTTAACGGATAGATATCCCGGACATTGGCCGCACCTCCGGGAATGTCATCACATATACGATCAATCTGTGATTGTGTCAGATGAACCAGTGGTAACATATCCGGCGTAATTTTTTCTGTCTTTTCAAGAATATAATCAGGCGGAACGTCACAATCCTCACAAGCGGATTCAGGCACCAGACTCTCCGCCAGTGACAAAAGTACAGGCTGGCTGAAAAGCGTTTTGACCGCGAGGTGGAATCCTTTCTGACGCAGGCTTTCAATCACCTGAACAGCCAGTAATGAATGGCCGCCAAGTTCAAAAAAGTTGTCATGTCTGCTGATGTCATCAACCCCGAGGAGTTTTTTCCAGATAGTCGCTAATATTTGTTCATTTTCACCACGAGGTGGCTCAAAACGGTGCCGGATAAAGGAACGGTCATCCGGTTGAGGCAATTCCCTGTAATTGATTTTACCATTGGGCGTCAAAGGAAGATGGGCTAAACGTATGTAGGCAGAAGGCACCATATAATCCGGTAATTGTTCACTTAACTGCTTTTTCAATTGTTCAACAGAAACATGGCTGTGCGGATGCTCAGTAAAATAAGCGACCAGTCTTTTATTAAGCTGACAACCAACTGCGGTAACCACAGCACTCTGAATGCCTTGACAGCGTTGTATAGCAGCCATGATTTCACCAGGTTCAATCCGGTATCCGCGAATTTTAATCTGTTGATCATTCCGGCCCAGATACTCAATCACACCATCTGCTCTCCAGCGTCCCAGGTCTCCTGTACGATACATTCGGGCATTCGGCTCGTGACTGAAAGGATCAGATAAAAAGTGCTTTGCTGTCAGCTCCGGGCGATTCAGATATCCTCTGCTGACCCCTGCACCACCAATATAAATTTCTCCCGCAACACCAACCGGAACCGGCTGTTTCGACTCATCAAGAATATAAATGTTTGTATTCGTCACCGGACGGCCAATATGCAACAAATGACTTTCCGGAGAAATACATCCTGAAGTCGCTACGACAGTGGTCTCTGTCGGGCCATAATTATTGACCAGAGAAAAAGCATGCTGATCCGATGGACTGCTGTGGAGTTGATCCCCCCCGACTAATAACGTTTTTAACGTCGGATGAGTCACCCCCCGGGCCAAAGCAAGCTCAGCAACAGGGGTCGGCAGGAAACTGGTCTGTAAAGGCTGCTCATACCACCAGTCCAGTAATTGGTCTGGATTTTCTGAAGCAGAAACCGGAGGTAATAATAAACAGGCGCCCGCACATAATGTGGGCCAGATTTCCCAGATAACGGCATCAAACCCTAAACCGGCGACGCTGGAACCGTAAGTACCGTTTTCGGGTTTAAATGTCTGATGATGCCAGTGGATTAAATGGGCCAGGTTTTGATGTTCGACCATCACTCCTTTCGGGCGGCCGGTCGAACCTGATGTATAAATGATATAAGCCAGATTTTCCGGCCCGGAGCTATCCTGCCGGAGATTGTCTGCAGGCAAGTGTTCCCACAAGTCAATATCCTGTATGAGATGAATCACCGGGACTGACACTCCAGAATTGCCGGACAGATATTCAGTCCCCTCCTCCCTGTCAGTCAGAATGAATACCGGACGACAATCAGACAGAATAAACTGCAGCCGCTCAGCGGGACAGGCGGGATCAATTGGGATATATCCGCCACCAGCTTTCAGTACAGAAAGCATGGCAATAATAAATTCGGTACTTCTGTTACAAAAAAGAGCCACTCTCGTTTCAGGACCGGCTCCCTGCATCTGCAGATAAGCAGCCAGTTGATTGGCCCGCTGATTTAATTGATAGTAAGACAGCTGCTCTTCACCGGCAATCACAGCCATGGCATCAGGCGTATGCTGCACCTGTTGCTCAAACCATTCATGGACACTCAAATGGCTCACTGCAGATCGATGCCCCATACTGAATCGATTTAATAAATCAGATGATGCCTGCGGAGAAAGCATCGGTAAGGTATGTACAGATTGCTCCGGATGATGGATCATCTCCCAAAGTAAATGCTGCCAGTATTTCAGATATTCCTGAATATTCCGTTCATCAAACAAAGCTGAAGCATAGTTGATAAAACCTTCCAGAGACTCCCCTTTTTCTGTCATTTCAAGGCTTAAATCAAACTTCGCATTGTTGACCAGCGGCTCAAAGGACACCAGCGACACATCCGGTAAATCTATCTGTGCCGGAGGCACATTTTGTAAGGCAAACATCACCTGAAAAACCGGGCTGTGTGACGAGCTTCGGGCTGGTGAAACTGCCTCGACCACCTGCTCAAAAGGAATATCCTTGTTTTCCATTGCAGATAAGGCTGTCGACTTTAATTGTGCCAGCAGGGTTCGGGTGTCCGGGCTATCAGACAAATCAATACGAAGCGCAATCGTATTCACGAACATGCCGATCAATGATTCGGTTTCAGTCATGGTTCTTCCGGCAACGGGAGATCCAATCACAATATCATTTTGTCGGGCAAGCCGTCCCATCACCACAGACCATCCTGCCAGCAGCAACATATACATAGTACAGCCCTGATCCTTGCAGAATGACCGGAGCCCGGCAGTCAGTTCATGATCCAGCTTCACCGGTAATAGTTTCCCGCTGTAATCCTGTATGTTAGGCCTTGGATAATCAGCAGGCAGATTGATATATTCAGGAATACCGCCGAGTTGTTCAACCCAGTAGGATAGTTGTTTCTTCAGTTCGTCTTCTTGTAAATTTTCATGCTGCCACCGGGCATAGTCGACATACTGAAACGGCAAATCGGCCAATGGTGTCTTTTTTCGATGACGATGACAGAGGTTACTGTAAAGAATATTCAGCTCGTTGATGAAAACACTCACTGACCAGCCATCGGCTATCAAGTGGTGCATGGCCAGCTGCAACTGGTACATATGGCCGGGGAAACAGCGTAATTGTCCCTGGATTAGCGGGCCTTTCTCCAGATCAAAAACAGGAGAAAAAGGTTCAATTTCTGCTGTTTGTTCCTGAATCTCAATCACCTGCAGGGGAAAACCACATGCTGCTGACCCGGTGATCTGACATGGAGTACCAGATATAACCTGAAAATGTGTCCGTAATATCGCATGTCTGGCAACAATCTGATCAAGCGCTTGCTTCAGGACATGAACGTCTAACCGGCCTTTCAAATCGGCACAACCTGCAATAATGTAAGCATGAGCAGCCTCGCTGTCCATTTGTGCAAGAAACCATAAACGTTGTTGAGCAAATGATAATGGAAATACACTATTTTCATACCCACCGTCATAAGCCGGTATCTCAGGACCAGCGACTTTCGAGGGCTGCATCTGTTGGATATGGGAAGCCATTTGACGTAACACCGGCCATGCAAACATATCCGCTAAAGAGAGCTCAACGTTCAACTGTTCACGAATCCGGGAAATCAGCTGAACCGCCAGTAAGGAGTGTCCGCCCAGTGTAAAAAAGTGATCATTCCGGCCAATCCGGTGAACATGCAGAATATCCTGCCAAAAGCCAGCCAATACCTGCTCTGTTTCGCCCTGTGGTACTTCGTACTCATCCCGGATAAAGGCATTCTCATCCGGTTTTGGTAACACTTTCCGATCGACTTTGCCGTTGGGCGTTAAAGGCAAACATGGCAGTTCAATATAGATAGCCGGAACCATATAGTCAGGAAACTGAGTTTCCAGCGATGTTTTCAGTGTTTCAGCTGACACCCGGATTTCAGCTTGAGGGACATAGTAAGCAACCAGTCTTTTTCCCTGCGCGGGAGTGTTCTCAGCAATGACTACTGCATAGTGAACACCCTGGCACGCCTGCAACGCCTGTTCAATTTCAGCTGGCTCAATCCGGTATCCCCGAATCTTAATCTGTTCATCATTCCTGCCGGTAAACTCAATCACGCCGTCAGAACGCCACCGGCCCATATCTCCACTTTTATACATACGGGCATCTGATTGTTCAGAAAAAGGATCATGCAGAAACCTTTCCCGGGTTAAATCAGGACGGTTCATATAACCCAGTGCCACACCATCACCACCAATATAGATTTCACCCACAATACCCACCGGAACAGGCTGATGATTTGAATCCAGGATATAGACATGCGTATGATTGATTGGGCGGCCCAAAGGTATCGTTTGCATAATGCCCGCTGAAGGCTGTATCTCATATGTCAGGGCGAACGTTGTCGTTTCCGTCGGACCATAACCATTCAGCAAATGGCGGGGAGCATTATTTTCCAGCACTCGCTGAATCATTGAAGGATCGAGAACATCACCACCAACAATCAGGTATCTCAGTTGTTGAAAAGTATTCCCTAAGACCTCTGCATACTGTTTAAATAATCCTGCGGTCATCCACAGAACAGTGACCTTGTGGCGAAGAAGACTTTCCTCAAGCCGGAGTGGATCAAGTAAAACGTTTTGCTCAACCACAACGACGCTCCCGCCATTCAGCAAAGGAGCCCAAACTTCCATGGTTGCAGCGTCAAAACCAGGATTTGCAGCGAAAGCAACGTTGTCCTGCGGATTAAAATCAGCGTAACCACACTGAACCACCAAACGTATGACGGCACGGTGGGGTACCAAAACACCTTTAGGATTCCCGGTCGAACCAGATGTATACATGATATACGCAGGATCCAGGCCACTAAGATTTTCCGGATATGTTGATTCAGCGGGTAATTGCGTAAAAATACTCAGGGTAAACGGAACCACCTTCACACCGGGGATAAACGCTGACTGCCTGTCAGGTGAAATAAATATCATCCGGGCCTGACAGTCCGATAGCACATAATTCAGTCGTTCATCCGGTGCATGAATATCGACCGGAACATAAATGGCACCGCAATGAACAATCGCCAGCTGAATCAGAATCAACTCAGCTGAACGTTCCAGGCAGACAACAATTGCATCTCCTTTCTCAACCCCACACGATCTCAGGTAACCAGCCAGTTGATTAACCTTGTACTCACACTCACCATAAGTCAATTGTCTTTCACCGCAAATAACAGCGATAGCATCAGGGCTCTGTCGCACCTGTGCTGCAAATAAGCTGTACAGACTACAGTTGGCCGGATAACCGGCTTTTGTCTGATTCCACAGTGTGATGTTTTGTTGTTCTTCAGGTAAGAGAAGGGGGTATTGCGACAGGCACAAATCAGATGCTTCAGTCAGGATTTCCGAACAGAAATGAATGAAGCGATCAAGGTGCATTTGCAGCTGCGACTCGGTATAAAGATTTGTATTCGCATCCATAAAGATATGAATCCCCCGCCGGGGGCCATAATCACAAAAGTGAATCACCAAATCATCAGCCGGGCCAAATAATAAATTATGAACTGCCGACTCAAACTCACCAAAGTGCATATCATACGGAAAAGGAATGATATTAATGATGGTTGAACATCCTTTCTCACGACCTTCGGCCCATGAGCTGGTGTTTAAATCATCCGGTCGGTATCGTTGATGCCTGGCCATGGAGCGAATCCGTTGTTTCACCGCAAGTAACACATCAGTCAGGGTCATTGCCGCATTCAACTTCAGATGAAATGGTAGTACATTGGCTACCATTCCCGGAAATGAGCGCAATAAACGGTTATGACGGGCTGTCATAGGGAAGCCAAATAATAAATCATTCTGATCAGCGAGTCTGTGAATATATATCGCGGCAAGAGACGTCAGTAATATCGGCAGGGATGTATGATGGACGCTGGTCAGCCAGGACAGATTGATATTATCTTGTGGAGAAAGTGTTCCCTGACAACGAATCACCTGACTACAAACCTTATTTTCACCACTCAGACTAAATGGCTCTGACCCGTTTTCTTTCTGCGACTGCCAGTATTGCTGACTTATCCGGTACTGTTTTGAATTCTGATATTCAATGTCATTAGCAAATACTTCGGATATTGTGCTGAAAGGGCATTCAGGTATCTTCGAATGATTCACCATCGCTGAATAAATATCTGCAACGCGGCGGACAAAAAGAAAACCACCAAAGCCATCCATGACTAAATGATGCGTACTGGCATAAAATAAAAAAAGGTCCGTTTTCAACCGAAGCAAAGCAAATGAATACAGGGGTCCATGATTCAGTTTGAAGGGGCGGGCCATATCGGCTCTCATCCACTGTTCCGCAGATAATTCCGGATTCTCTTCCTGACGCATGTCTATCACAGGAAAATCCCAGTCTTTCTGCGGCATTATATACTGCCTGGGTCCATCCTCTGTATCTTCAAACACCAGATTGAATGATTCAGCTTCCCGAATAGCCTGGCGGAGAGAGGTTTCGAATATATCTGTTTGTATTTCACCAAAAATTTCCAGATATTCTGTAATCTTATAAACTTCTGCCCGGGCAGAAGGATTCATTATTTGAGAGAACCAGATTCCCCTTTGCGCTGCAGATAAAGGGAACAATCGCCGATTGTAATCATGCATTTAAAGCACCAACTTAACATATGATTATTTATGAATGTATATTATTGTAAAAACACAGAATAATATAATCTTCTTCAAATACAACATGTTTATGTTTTTTATTAGAATTCATCCACAATAATCAATATGTTAATCATTAGACCTCATACTATTCCCCTTTAAAATAAAAAACGCCATATAATAAAATATAAACCTCAATATTCCCAAAGAATGATATAAATAAAACTCACACGCAGACAGACATATTGACTAAATATATTATGGAAAGAATAAAACTCATTTCAGCATAAAGTATGTCTGTTAAATATATACCCAAATATTTCTTTCATTACAAAATGATCGACATTTATGACAAAAAAATGAAGTGAATCGTAGCTTAAAAATATATATTCATAACAGATATGCAATTAATTTTATTCAATCGATACAATATTTATAGTATCAGACCATCATGTCCTGTCATACATATCCCTTGCGATCAAACAATGCAGATACAGAAGCACCTCATCCAGCTCACATCGTTCAGTATCTGTCATTATCGTCTGCATGATCATCAAGTGATAACAGGCACACTTGTGCATTTCAAAATTATTTGTATAAACTTCTGCCATATAAAAACCTCCTGATATTCATTTTTATCACGTAAAAGAAAAAGAAACCCTGTTTCATATCCAAGCCACACTATCATCATCAAAGTGCCATTACCAAAATGTCATCACCAACCCGCAGTTTTATCATTTGGCACAACGCACACCGCAAAGTGATAGCCAGAAACCGGATTTTATCCGAACCCCTGAAAAGATGAATTTAGGACTACTTGATATGAAAGCATAATGTTATCCTTGTACGCTATTGAGTCAATTTATTGCCGGGCATTTCAGTCGCAAACGCCCTTCAATGCAACAATATTAGATCGCTTATGAATGAACAACAAGATAAAATTCACCCAAAAGCGTACATAAAAGGTCATGACGTCACAAAAAGATTAAAAGAAGTGACAAATTGTCATACTATTCTGGAATTATCTTCGCTTTTGAATATATCAAGTTCAACAATATCAACCTGGCATCAGCGGGAACTCACACCTTATGAAGTGATTCTTCGTGTGCATTTACATACAGGAGCTGCTCTGGAGTACTTATTATTAGGCAAAGGCGAACCTTATCCGGAAAAAAGTTCTCAATATGAACAAAATATGGATATAAAGAACAAAAAGATCGCCAATATCGAACATTTTCAACTCATCAATGGAGAGCTGTTCAGGTGTAAAAGATTAATTTTTGATCATGACTATTTATATAAACTGGAAGTGACTCAACCTTTGAGTATCGAATACAGAAATACCATTTATGTCATTGACCGGTCTGTCACACAAATTGTAGCTGGCATGTATCTTATTGATATGGAAGACTTTTACTCTTTGAATACGATTCAGCGCTTACCCGGCAGACGCTGTTCGATCGACGTTCTTGGTTCGACCCTTCAAATTCATGAGGACGACATCAAAGTGATCGGAAAAGTGATACTGGAAATCAATAAGAAATAATATTGACCCAATGAGCATCCAGTGTGATGTAGCAGACCTTCTGTATGCCCATGTCCTCAGGAAGCTGCAAATGCGCCCTGAGGACAATGAGGCAGGTATCATGTCTAAATCTGACAGATTTGATTACGACCGGAGGATTTAGCCTGATAAAGCGCTTTATCTGCACGCTGAAAAACAGACTCTTCGGTATCTTCTTCCTGATAAGAGGTGACACCAATACTGACCGTATAAGATGGCAGACCTTCGTCTGAATCCTGGCAAACTAATATTCTCAGCCTTTCTGCCAACATACATGCCGATGATGCTTCCTGAACAGGCAACAAAATCGCAAATTCTTCTCCACCCAAACGAAACAGCATATCAGTCTTTCTCAATCCGGTGCTCAAACGATGTACCAGATTTTGCAAGACCTGATCACCAACCTGATGGCCATATTCATCATTAATTTGCTTAAAGTAATCAATATCCAGCAAAATCAAACTGAAAAAACTGCCCCGACGTGCCAAATCCAGATGAAGCAGAACCTGTTCATCCCACTTGTGGCGGTTAAAAGCTCCGGTTAGTTTATCCTGAGTCACCATTTGCAACAGTTGTTTCTCAACTTGTTCCCGGTTAGTGATCTCCTTTGTCAAACGCTGCATCAAAAGCATCAGTTCTTGTTCAAGTTCACTCAGCTCATCACCGGGGCCGTCAACCTGAAAAATCTCTTTCCCCAGAGCTGGGTAGCCTTGCTCAATAGAAAAGTCCATATTCTGAATACCATCCTGGATTTTATTAATACGCTGCCGGAAAATATAAATTGTGTATATTGTCAAAAATAATCCAAGTAACAGTGCGCACACACCCAGCGCGGTATTCACAAATAAAAACTCTTGCTCATGTTTTTCTGCATACCTACCGGCTTCAAATGTCATCTCATCGAGCTGCTGCAATATCGAATTCACTGCAGATTCCAGTTGGGTTGAGGTTTCTTCAAGCTGATATCGCTCTGCGCTTGGGATAGACTCGTGAGAAATAGCTTCAGCAAGTTTTTTCTCAAACCTGTCACTCTGTACATGGTACGCTTCTATAACTTCCAGCAAATGCTGGTGTTCATGTCGTTCAAAGCGAATCTTATGATTGACCAGGTTCTCAGCAATCACGTTGACAGCTTTATCAAGCAAAAGCTTTAACTGCTGTTTTTGATAGACAAACTCCTGATGCGGTGTTTTCTTTTCTTTGGGTAATTTCTCTTTCAGTTTAAATTGTTCAAACAAAATATGTCGTTCCAGCTGAATCATTTCAACTTCGCTCATAATCTGATTCAGAGGAATATCTATATATGCCACTTCATTCATTTCATTTTCTATTAATCTCAGTTTATAAATCGAGTAAATAATCACAATTAAAAGAAAAGAAAGTAATACGATAAATAACGTGCTTATTTTCCGGCTTAATGACATATTATACCAATTGAATAGTGACATATAATTATTTTACCAATATAAAATCAATCCAAAAGATTAACAGCACAATGCAATTAATCTCTGATAATCAAACCATCGCTTAAAATCAGTTTAGTACTTATCGTCGCTATCATATGGTTTATTCAGACGATGCTTTTAAACTCTGTTGATACTTTTAATGCCGGGTATAGTAAAAAACAGACTATTTATCAATACTTAATCAGCAGAAAAAGAGTAAATGCCAGGATCTTTACATTCCTCTCAAAATACAGGTAGTTGATAAGATGTCTCTGATCCTGAAGTAAATCACCGGTTTAAGGGCGATTCTGATTCGAAAACGTTTCTTATATTGAAAATGAGTGACTTGTGCATCCAGAATCGCTGCACGGAAATTACCTCACAAAACCGGACATGTGTTAACCCGTTTTCAGACAGGTTTGAAAATAGGTCACCTGATCACTTGCTAAACAGTAGACAGTTGCAGGCTTTCCCCCCTTCCCTTTACCTGTAGGCACGACTTTGTTCATACTCACGATGACACCAGAATCAATCAAACGACGTTTGACTGTCATCCGGTTTACTTCAACACCAAACTGTGCATATGCTTCTATGATATCGGCTACTAAAAACTCTTTATCCAGAAAAAACAGCACAACGGATGTATATTCAACCGCCGCACGTAATTTTTTCCATGCATGCTTTATCTGGGCGACATGATCAAATGCCATCTGAAATTGATGCGTGATCAATGCATCCAGATCAAACCAGTCTAACCGGTTTCGATCAACGCCTGCATTTTCAATTTGCCTGGCATTAGATGGATTCAGCAATGCATAATGTGAAATGCTGACACTCCATCCATCCGGATCCCGTTTAGGATTACCATCAACTAATGGATCGCTGATAAAATTAGGGTAAGTATGAACTTTCTGCCGGCATATTCTTCTCCTTGCAGCGTCAAAGTC
It encodes the following:
- a CDS encoding non-ribosomal peptide synthetase, whose product is MHDYNRRLFPLSAAQRGIWFSQIMNPSARAEVYKITEYLEIFGEIQTDIFETSLRQAIREAESFNLVFEDTEDGPRQYIMPQKDWDFPVIDMRQEENPELSAEQWMRADMARPFKLNHGPLYSFALLRLKTDLFLFYASTHHLVMDGFGGFLFVRRVADIYSAMVNHSKIPECPFSTISEVFANDIEYQNSKQYRISQQYWQSQKENGSEPFSLSGENKVCSQVIRCQGTLSPQDNINLSWLTSVHHTSLPILLTSLAAIYIHRLADQNDLLFGFPMTARHNRLLRSFPGMVANVLPFHLKLNAAMTLTDVLLAVKQRIRSMARHQRYRPDDLNTSSWAEGREKGCSTIINIIPFPYDMHFGEFESAVHNLLFGPADDLVIHFCDYGPRRGIHIFMDANTNLYTESQLQMHLDRFIHFCSEILTEASDLCLSQYPLLLPEEQQNITLWNQTKAGYPANCSLYSLFAAQVRQSPDAIAVICGERQLTYGECEYKVNQLAGYLRSCGVEKGDAIVVCLERSAELILIQLAIVHCGAIYVPVDIHAPDERLNYVLSDCQARMIFISPDRQSAFIPGVKVVPFTLSIFTQLPAESTYPENLSGLDPAYIMYTSGSTGNPKGVLVPHRAVIRLVVQCGYADFNPQDNVAFAANPGFDAATMEVWAPLLNGGSVVVVEQNVLLDPLRLEESLLRHKVTVLWMTAGLFKQYAEVLGNTFQQLRYLIVGGDVLDPSMIQRVLENNAPRHLLNGYGPTETTTFALTYEIQPSAGIMQTIPLGRPINHTHVYILDSNHQPVPVGIVGEIYIGGDGVALGYMNRPDLTRERFLHDPFSEQSDARMYKSGDMGRWRSDGVIEFTGRNDEQIKIRGYRIEPAEIEQALQACQGVHYAVVIAENTPAQGKRLVAYYVPQAEIRVSAETLKTSLETQFPDYMVPAIYIELPCLPLTPNGKVDRKVLPKPDENAFIRDEYEVPQGETEQVLAGFWQDILHVHRIGRNDHFFTLGGHSLLAVQLISRIREQLNVELSLADMFAWPVLRQMASHIQQMQPSKVAGPEIPAYDGGYENSVFPLSFAQQRLWFLAQMDSEAAHAYIIAGCADLKGRLDVHVLKQALDQIVARHAILRTHFQVISGTPCQITGSAACGFPLQVIEIQEQTAEIEPFSPVFDLEKGPLIQGQLRCFPGHMYQLQLAMHHLIADGWSVSVFINELNILYSNLCHRHRKKTPLADLPFQYVDYARWQHENLQEDELKKQLSYWVEQLGGIPEYINLPADYPRPNIQDYSGKLLPVKLDHELTAGLRSFCKDQGCTMYMLLLAGWSVVMGRLARQNDIVIGSPVAGRTMTETESLIGMFVNTIALRIDLSDSPDTRTLLAQLKSTALSAMENKDIPFEQVVEAVSPARSSSHSPVFQVMFALQNVPPAQIDLPDVSLVSFEPLVNNAKFDLSLEMTEKGESLEGFINYASALFDERNIQEYLKYWQHLLWEMIHHPEQSVHTLPMLSPQASSDLLNRFSMGHRSAVSHLSVHEWFEQQVQHTPDAMAVIAGEEQLSYYQLNQRANQLAAYLQMQGAGPETRVALFCNRSTEFIIAMLSVLKAGGGYIPIDPACPAERLQFILSDCRPVFILTDREEGTEYLSGNSGVSVPVIHLIQDIDLWEHLPADNLRQDSSGPENLAYIIYTSGSTGRPKGVMVEHQNLAHLIHWHHQTFKPENGTYGSSVAGLGFDAVIWEIWPTLCAGACLLLPPVSASENPDQLLDWWYEQPLQTSFLPTPVAELALARGVTHPTLKTLLVGGDQLHSSPSDQHAFSLVNNYGPTETTVVATSGCISPESHLLHIGRPVTNTNIYILDESKQPVPVGVAGEIYIGGAGVSRGYLNRPELTAKHFLSDPFSHEPNARMYRTGDLGRWRADGVIEYLGRNDQQIKIRGYRIEPGEIMAAIQRCQGIQSAVVTAVGCQLNKRLVAYFTEHPHSHVSVEQLKKQLSEQLPDYMVPSAYIRLAHLPLTPNGKINYRELPQPDDRSFIRHRFEPPRGENEQILATIWKKLLGVDDISRHDNFFELGGHSLLAVQVIESLRQKGFHLAVKTLFSQPVLLSLAESLVPESACEDCDVPPDYILEKTEKITPDMLPLVHLTQSQIDRICDDIPGGAANVRDIYPLTPLQEGILYHHLVQQQGDLYVIRSIQSFPCLSRLRQYTQAIQALIDRHDVLRTSFVWEGVAEPVQVVWRQATLPVITLDIEAGDAESQLRQHLEPGQCKMNIRQAPMLEVWQVEDKENQCWLMCLRIHHLCTDHFSLELMGEEIHNYLQYPERQLRPSLPFRNFVARTRQKHDPDAEASFFRQQLGDIEHPSAPFGLMDIYGEGQQISRRHLSIDAALARRMREQAQLLGVSCASVFHLAWGLVIRASTGRDDIVFGTLLFGRMNAVKGADRMMGLCLNTLPFRLSLDHASVRDCVLETHQKLAQLLEFEHTPLTRAQQYSRVASPLPLFSSLLNYRYQQDFIWLRQSEESLKPEILFCEERSTYPVSLSVNDFPGGEFSLDIQSDIRVSCEQLGLMMMNALSGVLTALETTPEYPVNRLNVLPEHDDLENGVLPEAVIQPIRFQQNKRLNQGYVPPKNSTEKILAKLWQTLLNIERIGRNDDFFELGGHSLLAIRLIHEARAQGIEFSLSTLLNASVLKDLAKKVSLSATE
- a CDS encoding helix-turn-helix domain-containing protein, producing the protein MNEQQDKIHPKAYIKGHDVTKRLKEVTNCHTILELSSLLNISSSTISTWHQRELTPYEVILRVHLHTGAALEYLLLGKGEPYPEKSSQYEQNMDIKNKKIANIEHFQLINGELFRCKRLIFDHDYLYKLEVTQPLSIEYRNTIYVIDRSVTQIVAGMYLIDMEDFYSLNTIQRLPGRRCSIDVLGSTLQIHEDDIKVIGKVILEINKK
- a CDS encoding GGDEF domain-containing protein, whose amino-acid sequence is MNEVAYIDIPLNQIMSEVEMIQLERHILFEQFKLKEKLPKEKKTPHQEFVYQKQQLKLLLDKAVNVIAENLVNHKIRFERHEHQHLLEVIEAYHVQSDRFEKKLAEAISHESIPSAERYQLEETSTQLESAVNSILQQLDEMTFEAGRYAEKHEQEFLFVNTALGVCALLLGLFLTIYTIYIFRQRINKIQDGIQNMDFSIEQGYPALGKEIFQVDGPGDELSELEQELMLLMQRLTKEITNREQVEKQLLQMVTQDKLTGAFNRHKWDEQVLLHLDLARRGSFFSLILLDIDYFKQINDEYGHQVGDQVLQNLVHRLSTGLRKTDMLFRLGGEEFAILLPVQEASSACMLAERLRILVCQDSDEGLPSYTVSIGVTSYQEEDTEESVFQRADKALYQAKSSGRNQICQI
- a CDS encoding NUDIX hydrolase, producing the protein MIVTIDMICLRLSGKGIQALLMKRSNPERPHFGEWAIPGGLVYDEDMTDAGGEPVDKDFDAARRRICRQKVHTYPNFISDPLVDGNPKRDPDGWSVSISHYALLNPSNARQIENAGVDRNRLDWFDLDALITHQFQMAFDHVAQIKHAWKKLRAAVEYTSVVLFFLDKEFLVADIIEAYAQFGVEVNRMTVKRRLIDSGVIVSMNKVVPTGKGKGGKPATVYCLASDQVTYFQTCLKTG